GCTGCATAATTTCGTCGGCGCCACCTTGGGCGAAGCCGCACAAAGCCGCTACAAAATTATCATCGACGACCCCGTTCAGGTGGCGCGAGAGATGAGTCTGGGGCTCAAGGAAGTGAAACAGTTCCGCCGCGAGCGCAACGATGCGTTTCACTTCAACTGGCTGCTTAGAATCGACGAAGGCTTTCAACGCCCATTTGATCCGACCCACGCCAATATGGCCAGCTTGCAACTGAGCCGTGACCTGCCGCCTCACGAGCTGGCGGCAAACCTGCGTCGGGCCTTCTCTGGAATTGTGGCTGGCAATGTCAAAGATAAAGGCATCCGCCTGATCGAAGAACATGGCCCGTATGAAATTCATGGAGACGCTGCTGTGATGGAACCGTTGGACCATCTGCTGCAAGCCTTTGTCGCTCAACATCGGATGAAACTTCCCGGCGGCGCGGCGTATGTGCCGTGTTATCGGGTGGTGACTTAAAAAAAGATCCACTGTCAGGCCTAGCGGCCTTAGTGCATGGCACCGAGGCCGCCTCATTCGCCGAGGTCGCCTCCAACTTACGGGCGCCCAGCAAAGAGCAAGAAGCCATCTGGCGGCAGTTACTGGGTAGATTGCGTCACTAAGAGACTGACACATGTCCCATTATCGGGAACGCTTTGGACCCTAAGCAGAACACCTAATTGTTCGGCTATCCGCTTAGTATGGGCGAAGCCAAGGCCGAACGAGTCGGTGTTGGAGCGGGAGTCGTCTGCTCGGTAGAAGACCTGCCCTAACCGCTCCAATTGTTCGCTAGACATTCCAATGCCATTGTCAGTCACGCAAATTTTCACCTCGCTCTGAGAGTAAGCGTGAATCGAAAGCACTACGGTTGCACCATCGGGTGAATACTTGATTGCATTGTCTAGAAGATTGCCCAGCATCACTTCCCAGAGTTCGGCCGTTCCTGGTACATCCACAGGCTTATAGACACTGATGTCTGCCTGAATTGTGATACTGCGAGAGGCTGCATGGCGTTGCCAGCGTTCGACTACCGGATCGGTCACCGTTATTAAATCTATTAAACCGGTGTATTCCACATTGGCGTCCAAACGAGCTAAGTCCAGCAGCGCGATAGACAAACGCTTGAGCGTTTGCATTTCCGCCAGTACATCCTCACAAGTGGCGATGTATTCTTCCAGAGGGCGCCGACGTGCGAGTATGACTTGTAAGGCAGAAGTAACCGCTGCAATAGGTGTTTTAAGCTCGTGAGAGGCGTTGGCAATAAATAATCGCTGGTTCTGAAGCGCATTGCGCACCTCCGCTTCCATTTGCCTGTAGCTGTCGAATAACAGCATTTCTTCTTTACTGTGCGGCTCCGGTGGCGGAACCCCTTGGAAATGTGGAGGCTTGAGCAATCGCAGTTGATGAGCGAATAGCCGCAAATTCCTGGTACTCGCCGATACGACGATGAAGCCTCCTAATGAAGTGAGCAACAGAAGCGCTATCCCGACTAATGCCAAGACTCTTTGGAGGCCCGCGACAGAATTGAGCACGGGTTGCGCGTTGATCGCTACGCGCACATCCACGAGCACTTTGCGCCCGTCTAGCTCGCGGATGATATGGCCAATTTGCAACAACCACTCTCGTTGATCCAATCGAATGAGCCGGGTCTCATCTGAACCCAGCTGAGCAGTGGACAATCGATGTTGCAGTGCTCGGCGATGTTCCGGCTGCGGGCCTTCGGAATCAAAAAGCAGCTGGCCATCCTCGTCGTAGACTGCGAAATAGAGTTCGGGATCATGATCCAACTCGGCGGCGAACTCGCCATGTCGTCGATACACCAGACGACCATTCTCTACCATGATCAACGATTCAATAAAATCCGACTGAGTGTCCAGTCGCTCGGCTAACTCGTTCAGGCGAGCCTGCTCAATCCAATTTGAGAGCCAAAGCAGACTTCCTCCCAGCAGCAGAGCTTGCATCAGGATTAAGAACAGGGCGATTTTGACGTTTAGCGGCCATTTAGACCACATGGAGAATGAACCCTTTGCCACGCACGGTCTCGATCTCTACACCGGAACCAGAAAGCTTGCGTCGCAGGCGTACGAGCAGCACGTCGAGACTGTTGCTATCGGGCTCCATGTCAAATGGATAAAGCAGGCCCAGCAGAGCCGTTCGCATCAACAGCTGCTCTGGCTTGGCGGCAAGTGCTGCCAACAGGTCGTATTCCTTGCCGGTCAGCTCCAACACCTGCCCGTTTCGAGTAACCCTTGCGCTAGATAACTCAAGGCTCAGTTCGCCGAGCCTCAGGATGGATGACCCACGACCGGCAGCGCGGCGATAAAGAGCGTTCACTCGGGCGATCAGCTCCGGCATGTCGAACGGCTTCACTAGGTAGTCGTCGGCACCGCGCTCTAAACCTTCTACGCGGTCGGCAAGCTCACCGCGCGCGGTCAGCATCAGCACCGGCAACTCGCTGCCGGCGGCGCGCAATTGGCGCACCAGATCCAAGCCGGAGAGCTTGGGCAGCATCCAGTCGAACAGCGCCAAATCGTATTCGCTCGACTGCAACAGGTACTGCGCTTCTTCGCCGTCGGTGGCCAAATCAACGATCCAGCCACCCTCCTCCAGACCACGCTTCACGCTCTTTCCCAGCAGAGCATTGTCTTCGACCAGCAGCGCCTTCATGCCTACCTCGCAAGCGAAAATTCCACAACACAATAGCGCAAGGCGAGGTTACGACAAAGCTCACAGATGACCTTAAACAACTCGTTCATGCGCCATTCATTCGCACATCACTATCATTGGGCCATCTTAACCCCGGCCCTCCCGATGCCGCTCTTGAGGAAATCATCTGCATGTCTTCGACCATCTCGACAAACCGTCCAATAGCGTCGGCAAAGCCGACCGAGGGGCTGCATGCGCTGGCCTATCCGGCGCTCTTTATAGCCTTCGCGCTGTTCTTCATTTTCCCGCTGGGCCTCCATGGGCTTTGGGTACCCGATGAAACCCGTTATGCACAGGCGGCTCAGGAGTTGCTGCACAGTGGCAACTGGGTAGTGCCACACTTCTTGGGTCTGCGCTATTTCGAGAAACCAATCGGCGGCTACTGGTTAATCGCAATCGGCCAAGCGGTGTTTGGCGACAACCTGTTCGGCGCGCGAATAGCCTCGGCGCTGACCACCGGTGCGACAGTTCTACTGGTGTATTTATTGGCCCAGCGGATATGGAATGATCCACGCAAAACCTGGACCGCCTGTCTGCTGTATATGACATTTGGCCTTGCCGCCGGACAGGCCGGTTACTCCAACATCGACCCGCAATTGGCGCTGTGGACCACTCTCAGCGTGGCTTCGGCTTGGTTCGGGCTAGAAGGCCGCAATGCGAGAGAGCGCGGCTTTGGCTGGGTGATGCTGGGTGTTGGATGCGCATTGGGCTTTATGACTAAGGGCTTCCTAGCTTGGTTATTGCCGATGATCGTAGTCTTACCGTACGCGGTGCTCAAAGGTCGCTGGCGGGTATTGCTCAAGGGGGGGACGTTGGCGGTTCTGATTGCCATCCTACTCAGCCTGCCGTGGATTCTGGCGGTCAACCATCGCGAGTCGGATTTCTGGAATTTCTTCTTCTGGAACGAGAATATCCGCCGCTTCTCCGGTAACGATGCTCAGCACGCGGCACCCTTCTGGTTCTTCCTGCCTATCCTGTTCGCCGGCACCCTGCCATGGCCTTTGTTGGTAATCCCCAGCCTGAAGCGAGCCTGGGCCGAGCGGAGCGACAGAAATATCGTGTTTTTAGCGTTGTGGTTTGCCATGCCGTTCCTGTTTTTCAGTCTGAGCAAGGGCAAGCTGCCGACCTATATTCTTCCATGCTTCACGCCGTTCGCACTGCTGATGGCCAATACGCTAGTGGACAAACTGCGACAGGGCGACCTGCGAGCCTTGCGCGCCAACGGCTTGTTCAACGTGGCCCTCGGCAGTCTGTCGCTGCTTAGCTTGATCGGTCTGGAACTGGTGAATCCGGTATTTGAAGGTCATACCCTGCGCTTGGTTGGCGCGGCAGTCGTCTGCCTGGTCTGGGCATTGTGTGGTTTTCTACAATGGAAGCGAGCCGCTAAGCATTGGTACGCGCCAGCGCTGGCCATCTGGGTATTGATCGCTATCCTGCCAAACTCGATGCCACAAGTAATCGTCGACAACAAAATGCCAGACCAATTCATTGCTCAACACCTGGAACAACTGCAAGGCACCAAGTCCCTGCTTAGTAATAGCCTGGGAACTGCATCGGCCTTGGCCTGGCGCCTGAACCGGACTGATGTGACTCTGCTTGATGTCGAGGGTGAGCTACGTTACGGGCTTGGATACGCTGATGCACAAGACCGCCGCGTCTTATCCAAAGACGTAGCTGAATGGCTGAAAAAGCAGATGAAGCTGGGCTCTGTCGGGATAGTGCTGAAAGAGTCCGATAAAGCTGATAAAGAGCAGCTCCCGTCATGGCTTCCCGATGGTGCGAAGCTCTTCCGAGAGAATAATCTGCTCATCGTAATCACTCCCTAGAGCCATCCGAGGTTTATTCGAACTCTACCGAGTCTCACGCATATCGAACCTACTGAGTTCGAGCAACTGAAGGGGGCGGGAGCTGGCTAGTTTGTAGCCTGCTCCCGCCCGAATTCGTGATGCGTAGGCGGTATTGCGACAGTTAGAGATTAAGGCTACTTCAAGTACGCCTTAATCTCTCAAGGACGTTATTTAATATTTTGCAGTTTGTGGCCCGCATTAGTTAAACCATCCAGGATCAGATGCGGTTCAACTCCCCAGGGATCAAACTGCACCGCCGGGTCACGATTCACCCACGCACACTTCAAGCCTGAATGCATTGCCCCCAAAACATCAAAAGGATTACTCGACACCAAACAGACTTCTGCGGCTGGCAGTTTACAGATGCCAATGAGATGGTCATATACTTCTGGAGCCGGTTTAAAAGAGCGTACTGACTCCACACTTACGATACCCGTGAAGAATTCGCGGACGTGGGCATGCTGTAGCAGCCGCTCGACAGCTTGCTGACTACCATTTGAAAACGCGTACAAATGCAAGCCACTGTTTACCATCTCTTCAAGCGCGCCGCTTACATCGGCGAAAGCTTCAAGTTCTGAGTAGGTGTCCATAAGCAATTGGATGCTAACACTATCAAGTTCTATCGACTGTTCACGACAGGCGAAGATCAATGCTTGGCGGGTACAGATAGAAAAGTCGCAGTAATCACGCATCAGTCCTCTGCGGAAGCTGTATTCCAGCTGTTTTTGTCGCCAGGTTTTCGCCACAATTAGCGCTTTTTCACCTATCAACTGGGTCAATTGACCTAGCACACCTTGAGTGTCGATCAACGTTCCGTAGATATCGAATGCAATTGCCTTGACCATGGTCGGCTACTCCTGCGTTGAATAAATTAAGAACCTATAAGTGTAAAAACAGTGGGCATGACAACTCGGGGGGGGGCGTGCGTAGACTATCCATTGTGCGATGCTTTAACGTCCCACCCTGTGCAAGTGCCTTATCCGCCAGTGATTTGTTAAAGATTCATACCGGCATTATGGACTGGATAGGAATGGACTGGCCGGATATTTTTAAAGCCTGACCAAGGCAGGCATGATCACTTACCGAATCAGCCTCATTAACCGCAGCCGCTAGGCTCGCGTGATTTGATCAGGACCGCAGATCGACTGATAGGGAGCCATGAGCTGATTAGAATTGTACGGGTACCTAAAACCACATCCGGATGCCCGCCACAAATCTCGTCTGGTTTGAATCACCTCCTTCGTTATTAATCAAGTCGGCCGTGTTGCCATAAGAACGATTCCAGGTCACCCCGA
The nucleotide sequence above comes from Pseudomonas sp. AB6. Encoded proteins:
- a CDS encoding haloacid dehalogenase type II; amino-acid sequence: MVKAIAFDIYGTLIDTQGVLGQLTQLIGEKALIVAKTWRQKQLEYSFRRGLMRDYCDFSICTRQALIFACREQSIELDSVSIQLLMDTYSELEAFADVSGALEEMVNSGLHLYAFSNGSQQAVERLLQHAHVREFFTGIVSVESVRSFKPAPEVYDHLIGICKLPAAEVCLVSSNPFDVLGAMHSGLKCAWVNRDPAVQFDPWGVEPHLILDGLTNAGHKLQNIK
- the arnT gene encoding lipid IV(A) 4-amino-4-deoxy-L-arabinosyltransferase, encoding MSSTISTNRPIASAKPTEGLHALAYPALFIAFALFFIFPLGLHGLWVPDETRYAQAAQELLHSGNWVVPHFLGLRYFEKPIGGYWLIAIGQAVFGDNLFGARIASALTTGATVLLVYLLAQRIWNDPRKTWTACLLYMTFGLAAGQAGYSNIDPQLALWTTLSVASAWFGLEGRNARERGFGWVMLGVGCALGFMTKGFLAWLLPMIVVLPYAVLKGRWRVLLKGGTLAVLIAILLSLPWILAVNHRESDFWNFFFWNENIRRFSGNDAQHAAPFWFFLPILFAGTLPWPLLVIPSLKRAWAERSDRNIVFLALWFAMPFLFFSLSKGKLPTYILPCFTPFALLMANTLVDKLRQGDLRALRANGLFNVALGSLSLLSLIGLELVNPVFEGHTLRLVGAAVVCLVWALCGFLQWKRAAKHWYAPALAIWVLIAILPNSMPQVIVDNKMPDQFIAQHLEQLQGTKSLLSNSLGTASALAWRLNRTDVTLLDVEGELRYGLGYADAQDRRVLSKDVAEWLKKQMKLGSVGIVLKESDKADKEQLPSWLPDGAKLFRENNLLIVITP
- a CDS encoding HAMP domain-containing sensor histidine kinase gives rise to the protein MWSKWPLNVKIALFLILMQALLLGGSLLWLSNWIEQARLNELAERLDTQSDFIESLIMVENGRLVYRRHGEFAAELDHDPELYFAVYDEDGQLLFDSEGPQPEHRRALQHRLSTAQLGSDETRLIRLDQREWLLQIGHIIRELDGRKVLVDVRVAINAQPVLNSVAGLQRVLALVGIALLLLTSLGGFIVVSASTRNLRLFAHQLRLLKPPHFQGVPPPEPHSKEEMLLFDSYRQMEAEVRNALQNQRLFIANASHELKTPIAAVTSALQVILARRRPLEEYIATCEDVLAEMQTLKRLSIALLDLARLDANVEYTGLIDLITVTDPVVERWQRHAASRSITIQADISVYKPVDVPGTAELWEVMLGNLLDNAIKYSPDGATVVLSIHAYSQSEVKICVTDNGIGMSSEQLERLGQVFYRADDSRSNTDSFGLGFAHTKRIAEQLGVLLRVQSVPDNGTCVSLLVTQSTQ
- a CDS encoding response regulator transcription factor codes for the protein MKALLVEDNALLGKSVKRGLEEGGWIVDLATDGEEAQYLLQSSEYDLALFDWMLPKLSGLDLVRQLRAAGSELPVLMLTARGELADRVEGLERGADDYLVKPFDMPELIARVNALYRRAAGRGSSILRLGELSLELSSARVTRNGQVLELTGKEYDLLAALAAKPEQLLMRTALLGLLYPFDMEPDSNSLDVLLVRLRRKLSGSGVEIETVRGKGFILHVV